TGATGCGCTTTGACCCATTCCAGTCTGGGACGCGACCAAGATCGGTATTGTACGTCGCGTTCTACACTGCAGAGATGTGAGGAGACAAGACGAGAAGCTGACATCCGCCCAAAGCCGGACGGCGACTCTGGCGGTGAACTAGACCCCCATGGCGCTGAAAACCTCGGAAACCCAATTGGCGGCAACGCCACTTCCAACGTCGAGGGAACCGACGTGTTTTACGAGGAATGGATGAGCTTTGTAAGTCGCTCGTCTCtgtctctttctcctttccaatCTAATGGCGAAATCAATCGATAGATCTCGTACGACCAGTTCTGTCTCCGTATCTGTACAGCCGAAACTTCAAACGTGACTGCCGCATTGCAGTGCGAGCATGAACTTGATATCATGGGTTGTGCGTTTGTCATGGCTATCGAGTACGTGtatttctctcctcccataCCTGCCGGCCTCTGCTAACGCTATTCGTCTCTTCTCGCGCATCACAGCGGCTTTTACAACACCAACAACTCTTTCACATCCTGCGACGGTGAACCTGCCGCCCCACCCGGTCTCTACCCCCAGGCCAACGGATCGACCTCGACTTTCCGACAGCGATACACCGGTACTTGGTCCAACGCCGAAACGACCGACATGTTTACTGTAGGACAAACAGTTACGCCCAGTAGTGTTGCTTTGTGAGTTTTCATACTTTTTAAGTCTCACCTATCGCTTTCGATCAAGCTGATGCCAATCGGCGATTAGCTACCCGGCGACATCCAACTGCTATACCTACTCTACCATCTCTAGTACGTCCATGCCCCTTGCCCTTCCAATCCACCCTCCACGCTAACATCTTCCCCTCACTCCTTGACACACGCAGACGGCATCGACACGGCCAACTGGCAAGTAACAGCCACCCCTTCCACCCTCTCCGGTGGCTCCACCGTCGCCGTCGCCTCTGTCGGCACCACCTCCCAGTCCCCTCCTCCCGGtatctccacctcttccccaacttcttcttcttctgcttccgGCTCTTCTGGCTCGTCCGCTGGcagctcttccagctccaaCACGGGCAGCGCGTCAACCGGTGCAACAGCCGTCGATTCCTCCGGCTCGTCCTCTGCCGCAACCAAGGCTTCCACCGTCCACGGACAAGGAATCGTCGTCATGGGTGTTGCAGCTGTCGGAATGCTGTTTGGTGCTGCCGTCTTGCTTTAAatttgaagaaaaagaaaagaccTTTTGACAAGCCCAAGCCAACTACCTCCCCGACTTTCCTAGTCGAATCTATCCCGCGTTCAGCCAAGCGTAGCATTTCTCTCGCATCTAAACCCCAGAAACTTTGGAACCATTTAAAATAAATCAATACTTGATGTACATAGCTAATCACGTCTTTTTCGAGCCCCGGATGATTTCTGAACGTGTCGTCTTCTTATGAATTTCTCATGGActatttcttctttttaAAACCTTGTGGTGGCACTTGCTCTCGtcgtcctttttttccGCTTCGGTTCGTTTCGTTGCATTGATGTGGTGCGCGGTAAGACGAGATCGATCATCCAAATTTGACGTTATACATCCTGAATCGCCTTGATCTTTTCTCTGAAATCATTTACGTGGCTTCCTGGTTGCCGCGATCCGACATTAACCCCTAATACATGGTGaaatggtgatgatggatgataaAACCCCTGCCATCTTGTCTTCACACGCACGCACCACTTTGAAAAGCAGTCCGAGATGACACAAAATAAGCCGTGACGTGGAACATCCACCTCCCATCGTCCGATCCTGTTTTTGCTTTCGTCCCTTTCCGTCGTTCCAATCGAGTCCCCCAAGGCGAACTCGATACAACACCTCTGCGTATCCCAAAAAGAATGACGACAGGAACGACGACAGTGGTATCCTCCCCTGGCAAGGTACTCATCGCAGGAGGATACCTTGTCCTCGACACACACTACTCTGGTCTAGTCATCGGCACTTCTAGCAGATTCTACTCTTGTGTCTCGAGCCGCGCAACGTCAAGCCGCGCAACGTCCAGCACGCCAAGCATCGATGCCGATACCAACAACGACATTGACACAGACACTTGTCAAAATAAAGCGACCATCTCGGTACGCGCCGGCCAATTCCCTTCCGACGCTTCGACATGGGTCTACTGCATCTCAAAaccttctgcttctgcttctgcttccgcCGGTGAGGACGGTGAAGacggtgaagaaggtggagatgggaCTTTATATCTTAAACTAGAGCAGACCAATGAAGAGCAGGCGGGTAAAAACAAATTCATCTTTATCACGCTTTGCAAAGTGCTCGAGTATGTTTACGAATCCATCTTGGCCCACGTTGGGGATGAGGAAACAGCATTGGACGAGTTGATGAAGCGGATAAAAGGTGGtggggatggtggggaCGGTTTGGACGTGGTCGTCTTTGCGGACAATGACTTTTACTCTCAACGCGAGCAGGTGCGTATGATATATTTTCTTGTTAATGGGATAATACGGCTTCGGACCTGACAGACCTGTATCCCATCAGCTCACATCGCTATCCCTCCCAACCCGGATATcatcccttccccatctcccgCCATTCACCCCTCTTCCCCGCCCAATCCCCGCAACCAACAAAACCGGCCTCGGCTCCTCTGCCGCGCTAGTCACTTCCCTCGTCGGATCTTTGCTCTCCCACCTCCATATCACCCATTCCTCTCCAGAGGGCAGTATCGCAGATGACGACAAGGCTGTCATTCACTCTGTCGCTCAGCTGGCGCACTGCCAAGCGCAGGGTAAAGTTGGATCAGGTTTCGACGTTTCCTCTGCCGTCTACGGTTCCCACCTCTACACCCGTTTCtccccatccatcctcACGCCGCTCATGTCCCTTGCCCCATTCTCCCGACCTCGACCCTCTCCCGGCTCAACATcgcccctcctcctcgatGCACTCCACCCGAGCAAATGGGATAACAAATCTATCCCTTTCCGACTCCCCAAACATTTGCGTCTCTTACTCGCCGACGTTTCGTGCGGTACTGACACGCCATCCTTTGTCTCCTCCGTCCTCAAGTGGAGAAATAACGATAGGGAAAAGGCCGATGAAGTGTGGGCGAGGCTGGATAATGCGAACAGGGCCTTGGGTGAGGTGCTGAACGATATGGTTGGCGCAGAAAATGAGATTGATTATGAAAAAACCATGATGGCCGCCTCAGAGCTCACATCGGACGAGGTACGTCCGCAaatctcctctccctctctccctcacATTCTTCCATTCCCCGTCACTGACTTTGAACCGTCCTGTTGTAGCTTTTGAACCTCCCTACAACCCCGAGCCCTTCACGCAcactccatctcctccaccgcctcgccctctccctctcgtCCATCCGCGCTCTGTTGCGTGAAATGTCCGACCTCTCGGGCGTACCCATCGAACCAAAAGAACAAACGAGATTGCTGGATGCATGCGGACAAGTCAAGGGTGTTGTAGGCGGTGGCGTTCCAGGTGGTACGTCCTAAATCCCCTCTCGTCCCAACCCGACTCCCAAAACTTTATTCCCAGGGCCCTCAGCCCCATCGTATAACAGCACACATGCTCATGCTTCGATTTGTTTCTAGCGGGCGGCTACGATGCCCTTTACCTCCTTGCCATCGACCACCCAACCCCTATAGCAGGTGTCGATAAACTTTGGGCAGAGTGGGCGGAGATGGACGTCTGTCCCCTGTCCGCAAAGCAGAGCGATGGCGGGATAAGGCAAGAACAAGTTGCGGAAGTGAAGGGTTTAAAGGAAGCGCTGGAGAGAGCGAAGAGATGAGCCGTGAATCGGAAGATAGCATATAAGGATAAAGGTTAATGCCAGGCTAATAGATTCGTATTGTGTTTATACCCTGCATGAGATATGCCGTTTTGACGACTTACGTGACGTGAGTCAAATGCTCTGTGCAAAGTGAATGATGCTATATATGTTACAACAGATTGTGTGTTTTATGATGTTATGGTGATATGCGAAATTTTTTGATACCCCNNNNNNNNNNNNNNNNNNNNNNNNNNNNNNNNNNNNN
The Cryptococcus neoformans var. neoformans B-3501A chromosome 13, whole genome shotgun sequence DNA segment above includes these coding regions:
- a CDS encoding hypothetical protein (Match to ESTs gb|CF185538.1|CF185538, gb|CF191655.1|CF191655, gb|CF190883.1|CF190883), whose translation is MLPLSFLPALLALAPLARAQVTATGPNGATNPDTPEFAPIGSYVNQSSESRLISLNGPDDFCLWGPRNISAVSTNLIGNIEPEVVAYCTKPRNNARIIPDGVVSAAHFVKTSLYVQIWGFWDATKIGIPDGDSGGELDPHGAENLGNPIGGNATSNVEGTDVFYEEWMSFISYDQFCLRICTAETSNVTAALQCEHELDIMGCAFVMAIDGFYNTNNSFTSCDGEPAAPPGLYPQANGSTSTFRQRYTGTWSNAETTDMFTVGQTVTPSSVAFYPATSNCYTYSTISNGIDTANWQVTATPSTLSGGSTVAVASVGTTSQSPPPGISTSSPTSSSSASGSSGSSAGSSSSSNTGSASTGATAVDSSGSSSAATKASTVHGQGIVVMGVAAVGMLFGAAVLL